ATCTGATCCGGCGTCAGCATGTTGTCTTTGTTCTCGGCGTCGATGCCCGGGATGGGACCGTGGTCCAGCGGGTTGGTGCCGTCGGTGTTCCAGGTGGCGCCGGTGGCGATCACGATCTTGTCGGCGCCGTAGTCCAGCGCGTCCTGAACGGTCATTTCCTTGGCACCCAGGGCCAGCTGGCTCTCCTTGTTCTTCTTAACCAGCTTCTGAAGCTGCACCTCGCGGTAATCGCGGTGGTAGCTCCACTCGGCCAGGCCCGGCAGGGTGGCCACATCGTTCACGTAGCCGCCCACCTTCTCGGCCTTGTCATAGAGGTGCACCACGTGGCCGCGGTCCATGAGGGTGCGGGCGCACTCGGCACCGGAGGGGCCTGCGCCCACCACCAGGATGGCGTCGTCGCTGGCCGCCTTCTGGGTCTTCTCGGGGTGCCAGCCGCGGCGGAATTCCTCGCCGGCGGTGGGGTTCTGAGTGCAGATCATGGGCGGGCCGCCGATCTCCCAGCGGGAGATGCAGACGTTGCAGCCGATGCAGGTGCGGATGTCGTCCTCGCGGCCTTCCTCGATCTTGTTCGGCAGGAAGGGATCGGCGATGGACGGCCGCGCCGCGCCGATGATGTCGAGCTCGCCGGAGTTGATCACCTCGGCCATCTTGGCGGAGTCGGTGAACCGGCCCACGCCCAGCACGGGCTTGTTGCTGTGCTGCTTGACGAAGCGCGTCCAGGGCTGCTGGTGGCCCATCCGGTAGAACCGGGAAGGTCCGGCGTCCTCGCCCCATTCCGCGATGTCGCCGATGTTGACGTCCCACAGGTCCAGATAGGGATCGGCCATCTCGATGAACTTCACGCCCTCGTCCTCGACCTCGATGCTGTCGGGACCGTAGAGGGTGTCGACAGCGAAGCGGGTGGCGATGGCGCACTCGTGGCCCACGGCCTTCTTGACCTTCTCGAGGGTCTCGACCCAGAAGCGGGCCCGGTTCTCGAAGGAGCCGCCGTACTCGTCGGTGCGCTTGTTGTAGTACGGGGACAGGAACTGCAGGGGCAGGTAGCTGTGGGCGCCGTAGACGTAGACGATGTCGAAGCCGGCGTCGCGGGCCCGCTTGGCCGCATCGACGTAGTGGTTCTGCAGCCGCTGGATCTGGTCCTTGTCCGCGCCCCGACAGAAGGTCTGGGTCTCGAACTCGGAAGCGAACTGGCTCACGCCCAGCGGGGTGGCGCGGCTTTCCATGTTGGGGGAGTGGGAGGAGCCGTACCACAGCTCAACGCCGGCCAGCGCCCCGTACTGGTGCACATAGTCCGTCATGGCCTTCAGGTTGCGGACGTCGCCCTCGTCCCAGAGCCGGGCGGAGATCCGCATGGTGTCATCGGACTCGGGATGGATGGAGCAGTACTCGGTGTTCAGAGCGCCCCAGCCGCCCTCGGCCTTGACGCCGCGGTGGGCCATCTGGAAGCCCGGCTTGTCGGAGCCGGCACCGATACAGTGGGGAACCTGATAGAAGCGGTTCTTCAGCGTCTTCGGGCCGACATCGATCGGCTCGAAGAGAATGTCGAGCTTGGGATCGCGTGCCATCTTTTACTCTCCTTGGTGTAACAATCCCTTGTAGAGAGGTGGGCCTGCACCCACCCACCAGGATCTGGAGGGGGCCTCAGGCCTCCACGGGCCGGGCCCATCCCTCCGCAAGGCCGGACCTTGGTTCCTCCGGCTGCCAACCGAACCGATCCCAATGGACCGACTCGGAAGGCCAACCGACTTCGAATGCAGCATCGACAACTTCTTGCGTCAGGCGGGGCGGGCCACAGACGTAGAAATGGCTCCCCGCCGGAGCCCGGCGGACCCGCTCGGCTACCCGCAGCCGGAAGCCCTCGTCGGCCGGATAGCACTGCACCCGACCGGGATGGGCCGACTGGAGCTCGCGCAGACGGATGGCTTCGCTCCGGCTGCGCACGGCGTAATGCAGCTCGTAGGAAGCGCCCGCCGTGCGGAAAGCCGCCATGTGGGCCAGGAACGCGGTAACTCCCATGCCGCCGGCCACCAGCACGTGGTGGTCGGCCTCCTGGGCCCGCGGCAGTCCGCACCGCGGCCGGGTGATCTCCACGGCCTTTCCGGGGCCCGCTTCCTCGAGCAGCCAGCGGGATACGGCGCCCGCTCCGGCTCCCTGCGTCACCACCACCTCGTAACCGGGCTCGCCGGCGGGTGGACTGGTGAGCGAGAAGGGCGACCCCTTCTCCTCCGCCGACAGGGCCACCTTGATGTGGCTGCCGGGAGGGGCCGGCGAGAAGACCCCGCCGCTTGGCTCGATGAAGCGAATCGCCTTCGCGTTCGAGGAAACCCACTCCGTTTCAGAAATCACGGCCTGCATTGGGCGTCTCCTGGTCGGGAGCCGAACCCGATCCCGCCGGGATCTACTTGAATTGCTCGGGAACCGAGCGCATCCGCATCGGGTCATAGAACGGCGTCTGCATCACATGGGCCTTGTAGGTGCCCTTGCCGTCCTTCACCTCCAGCTGCGTGCCAATGGCGGTGTGCTCCGGTTTCACGTGAGCCAGGGCAATGTTGCGCATCAGATAACGGCTGAAGCCGGGCATGGTGACCACGCCGGTTTCCTGGCCGTCTTTCAGCACCTTGGCCTCTTCCTCGACATCCTCGGGATGGTCGATGCTGAGGCCGACGATCTTGGACCGCTCCTTGCCTTTGGACGCCAGGCAGGCTTCCTTGCCGAGCCAGTCCTCTTCCTTGTCCTCGTCCACGGCCCAATCCCAGTCGATCTCCCACGGGGTGGTGTTCTCCCAGGGCATATCGAAGGGATAGAACAGCAGGGCGCCCTCGACCCGCATGAGGTCGATGGTGGTCCAGGAGCAGGGAAGGATTCCGTGGGCCTTGCCCTTGTCGAGCAGGGTGTCCCAGAGGTTCACGGCGTTCTGCGAGGAGACGTGCACCTCGAAGCCGTACTCCCCGGAGTACCCGCACCGGGCGATGGTTACGTCCATGCCGAACAGCTTGGTGAAGGTATGCTCGAAGTACTTGAGGCGGGCCAGGTCGTCGTCGCAGTTGGGGTTCAGGAAGGGAAGCGCGTTCGGTCCCTGAACCGACAGGATGTGAACGTCGGTGTCCTTCCAGGTCTTGACGTTCTTGCCTTGAACGGCCTGCTCCAGAACCTTGGGCGTATCGCCGCCGCCGTGGGAGATACGGAACTTCTCGGGGCCATCACGCAGGATCATGATGTCGTCGCGGATGCCACCCTGCTCGGTAAGCTCCATGCCGAGGCGGGCCCGGTTCTCCTTGAGCTCCGGCACCTTGATGCTGACCATCCAGTTCAGGGCTTCGGCGGCATCCGGCCCTTCCACATGGATTATGTTCAGTGCGGAGATGTCGAACAGGCCCACGGCGGTACGGACCGCGACCACCTCGTCGTGCGGATCCTGATCCCCGTAGACGGCCGGGATCTGCATATTCCAGATCACGTCCTCCAGATCCGCCCCTAATTGCCGATGGCGGTCGAACAGGACGTCATCCCGTAGACCTTCTTCCGCCATATTTCGTCCTCCTTTTGGTGGGGAAAAACACCCGGTCCCCCCCCATGGGGGAACCGGATTGTCGTCTGCTGGGATACCCAACTTTTAGAAGGGCACATCCCAGTTACTGCTGCGGGTCACGCTAAACACGAACCGGCCATCGGCGTTCTTTTCCTGATAAGCGGGCGCGGCATCGTCATCGCTGATGTCGGTGTCGTGGTACCGCACGTCCCAGGTCAGGCCGATGAAGTCCTTGGAAACGCCGACGTCGTAATAGTTATAGTCCTCAACGGAGCCGTCGAACTCCTGTACGCCGTAGGTCGCCGAGGCGGAGAAGCCGGCGCCAAGGTCCCCGGAGAGGATTCCTTCATAGGCCGTGGCTTCGCCGTACGATGGGAACCCGAAGAAATCATTGGTGCTCTGGCGCACCGCGGCCTTGGCGTTCACGGGACCGAAGGTGTAGTTGACGTTGCCCCACACCTCATCGAAGCCTAGGTCCTCCCAGCCCGGATAGTTGAAGGAGTAGTACATGATGTTGAAACCGAGGCCCTCATAGCTATTGGCATAGCCCACGTACCAATCGGCCTCGGTGGAGGTTTCCTCCCGCATCCGGAAACCGTCGCCGCCGGAAGCTACTCTGTCGAAGTTCACGCTGGAGGCCCAGATTCCGACGTAAGCACCGCTGGCATGGGAATAGGTCAGCCCGCCCTGGAGCGCCGGCTTG
This window of the Thiohalorhabdus sp. Cl-TMA genome carries:
- a CDS encoding ferredoxin reductase translates to MQAVISETEWVSSNAKAIRFIEPSGGVFSPAPPGSHIKVALSAEEKGSPFSLTSPPAGEPGYEVVVTQGAGAGAVSRWLLEEAGPGKAVEITRPRCGLPRAQEADHHVLVAGGMGVTAFLAHMAAFRTAGASYELHYAVRSRSEAIRLRELQSAHPGRVQCYPADEGFRLRVAERVRRAPAGSHFYVCGPPRLTQEVVDAAFEVGWPSESVHWDRFGWQPEEPRSGLAEGWARPVEA
- a CDS encoding aminomethyltransferase family protein; translated protein: MAEEGLRDDVLFDRHRQLGADLEDVIWNMQIPAVYGDQDPHDEVVAVRTAVGLFDISALNIIHVEGPDAAEALNWMVSIKVPELKENRARLGMELTEQGGIRDDIMILRDGPEKFRISHGGGDTPKVLEQAVQGKNVKTWKDTDVHILSVQGPNALPFLNPNCDDDLARLKYFEHTFTKLFGMDVTIARCGYSGEYGFEVHVSSQNAVNLWDTLLDKGKAHGILPCSWTTIDLMRVEGALLFYPFDMPWENTTPWEIDWDWAVDEDKEEDWLGKEACLASKGKERSKIVGLSIDHPEDVEEEAKVLKDGQETGVVTMPGFSRYLMRNIALAHVKPEHTAIGTQLEVKDGKGTYKAHVMQTPFYDPMRMRSVPEQFK
- a CDS encoding FAD-dependent oxidoreductase, yielding MARDPKLDILFEPIDVGPKTLKNRFYQVPHCIGAGSDKPGFQMAHRGVKAEGGWGALNTEYCSIHPESDDTMRISARLWDEGDVRNLKAMTDYVHQYGALAGVELWYGSSHSPNMESRATPLGVSQFASEFETQTFCRGADKDQIQRLQNHYVDAAKRARDAGFDIVYVYGAHSYLPLQFLSPYYNKRTDEYGGSFENRARFWVETLEKVKKAVGHECAIATRFAVDTLYGPDSIEVEDEGVKFIEMADPYLDLWDVNIGDIAEWGEDAGPSRFYRMGHQQPWTRFVKQHSNKPVLGVGRFTDSAKMAEVINSGELDIIGAARPSIADPFLPNKIEEGREDDIRTCIGCNVCISRWEIGGPPMICTQNPTAGEEFRRGWHPEKTQKAASDDAILVVGAGPSGAECARTLMDRGHVVHLYDKAEKVGGYVNDVATLPGLAEWSYHRDYREVQLQKLVKKNKESQLALGAKEMTVQDALDYGADKIVIATGATWNTDGTNPLDHGPIPGIDAENKDNMLTPDQIFAGKKPVGKKVTILNGDPYYMAPSLAEKLATEGYEVTVVDGVGLGTYMEFTLELPNMERRLHELGVEVIGDHWASRAEDNRLEIFNLYGDSSKRVYKGPGELPREKANDTHQWHEFDSLVVVTGRSSNCELYDGLKARKDEWEENGIKDVYLIGDALAPKIIADATFDGHRMAREIEDEEAQYHRPYKREKAVFGAPYVPGHSYNLEFLHDKD
- a CDS encoding TorF family putative porin, whose product is MKKIVTASVCTGLLAMSGAATAGMSSTVTFATDYMFRGGSQTGNKPALQGGLTYSHASGAYVGIWASSVNFDRVASGGDGFRMREETSTEADWYVGYANSYEGLGFNIMYYSFNYPGWEDLGFDEVWGNVNYTFGPVNAKAAVRQSTNDFFGFPSYGEATAYEGILSGDLGAGFSASATYGVQEFDGSVEDYNYYDVGVSKDFIGLTWDVRYHDTDISDDDAAPAYQEKNADGRFVFSVTRSSNWDVPF